Proteins encoded in a region of the Moritella marina ATCC 15381 genome:
- the rpoZ gene encoding DNA-directed RNA polymerase subunit omega — MARVTVEDAVQQVGNRFDLILMAARRARQLQINGKEPLVAPENDKPTVIALREIEAGLMSNELMDAGDRQEQQEHEAQQVAAVAAIAEGRG, encoded by the coding sequence ATGGCACGCGTAACCGTAGAAGATGCTGTACAACAGGTTGGTAATCGTTTCGACCTAATATTAATGGCGGCACGTCGCGCTCGTCAATTACAGATTAATGGCAAAGAGCCTTTGGTAGCACCAGAGAATGATAAGCCGACTGTAATCGCCCTTCGTGAAATTGAAGCAGGTCTAATGAGCAACGAATTAATGGATGCTGGCGACCGTCAAGAACAGCAAGAACACGAAGCACAGCAAGTAGCAGCAGTAGCAGCAATTGCTGAAGGCCGTGGTTAA
- the spoT gene encoding bifunctional GTP diphosphokinase/guanosine-3',5'-bis pyrophosphate 3'-pyrophosphohydrolase, with protein MHIFANLKATTSTYLSVEQVELIEHAYLVAREAHLPQKRSTGEPYIIHPVAVAEILADMRLDHKTIMAALLHDVIEDTPTTQEDLASLFGNTVAELVEGVSKLDKLKFRDRKEAQAENFRKMFMAMVQDIRVILIKLADRTHNMRTLGALRPDKRRRIASETLEIFAPIANRLGIHNIKNELEELGLEAMYPMRYRILTESVKSARGNRKEVMSNIRQEIEGRLKEAGVPAETHGREKLIFSIYNKMKKKRVQFHEVVDIYAFRIIVDDLDTCYRVLGQMHSLYKPKITRFKDYIAIPKTNGYQSLHTSLVGPHGVPLEIQIRTKDMDLMADRGVAAHWSYKQGADKINTNAQLRAQKWMQSLLELQQSAGSSFEFIESVKTDLFPDEIYVFTPKGKIIELPRGATPVDVAYSIHTDVGHTCVGARVNRQPHALSQPLKNGQTVEIITAPGARPNAAWLNFIVTGRARGRVRQQLKNMRTEDSIILGRRLLNHALNGVKIEDIAPENLTQVLADTKCETLDDLLIEVGLGNIMSILVARRLQGRVDELTDLAPRSEEQDKMPIKGAEGMLVSFANCCHPIPGDPIVAHLSPGKGLVVHIETCRNIHGYQNEPDRYIPVEWDDNIDSSQEFKTEIRIQVVNHQGVLAKLTNTVASSGANIHNIVTDEKDARVYNVDILITAKNRKHVADVMKKIRTLQDVLKISRSYN; from the coding sequence TTGCATATATTCGCAAATTTGAAAGCAACGACATCAACCTACCTATCGGTTGAACAAGTCGAACTCATTGAGCATGCTTATTTAGTCGCGCGGGAAGCGCACCTACCTCAAAAAAGAAGCACAGGTGAACCTTATATTATTCACCCTGTTGCCGTTGCTGAAATTCTGGCTGATATGCGTCTTGATCACAAAACCATTATGGCAGCCCTGCTCCACGATGTGATTGAAGATACGCCAACGACTCAAGAAGACCTTGCTTCATTATTTGGCAATACAGTTGCTGAATTAGTCGAAGGTGTTTCTAAGCTTGATAAGTTAAAATTCCGCGATCGCAAAGAAGCGCAAGCAGAAAATTTCCGTAAAATGTTCATGGCAATGGTACAAGACATTCGCGTTATCTTAATCAAACTCGCTGATCGTACGCACAACATGCGTACCCTAGGCGCATTAAGACCAGACAAACGCCGTCGTATTGCCAGCGAAACATTAGAAATTTTCGCGCCGATTGCTAACCGCCTTGGTATTCATAATATTAAAAATGAATTAGAGGAACTTGGGTTAGAGGCTATGTACCCAATGCGTTACCGTATTCTGACCGAATCGGTAAAATCTGCGCGTGGTAATCGCAAAGAAGTCATGTCAAACATCCGTCAAGAAATAGAAGGCCGCTTAAAAGAAGCAGGCGTACCAGCGGAAACCCATGGTCGTGAAAAGCTGATCTTTAGTATCTACAATAAGATGAAAAAGAAACGTGTTCAATTCCATGAAGTTGTTGATATTTATGCATTCAGAATTATCGTTGACGATCTTGATACCTGCTATCGCGTACTCGGTCAAATGCACAGTTTGTATAAGCCGAAGATAACGCGCTTTAAAGATTACATCGCCATTCCAAAAACCAATGGCTATCAATCCCTGCATACATCACTGGTTGGCCCACACGGCGTGCCTCTGGAAATTCAAATCCGAACTAAAGATATGGATCTGATGGCTGACCGTGGTGTTGCTGCACATTGGTCATATAAGCAAGGCGCAGACAAGATTAATACCAACGCCCAATTACGTGCGCAAAAATGGATGCAAAGCTTACTGGAATTACAACAAAGTGCAGGTTCGTCGTTTGAATTTATTGAAAGTGTAAAAACGGATCTGTTCCCTGATGAAATTTATGTATTCACGCCGAAAGGTAAGATCATTGAATTGCCGCGTGGTGCCACACCTGTCGACGTCGCTTACTCTATCCATACCGATGTTGGCCATACTTGTGTTGGTGCACGTGTAAACCGTCAACCACATGCACTCAGTCAGCCCTTGAAAAATGGTCAAACAGTGGAAATCATTACCGCACCGGGTGCTCGCCCAAATGCGGCATGGTTAAACTTTATTGTCACCGGAAGAGCACGTGGTCGCGTTCGTCAGCAATTGAAAAATATGCGTACCGAAGATTCTATTATTTTAGGTCGTCGCCTCTTAAATCATGCCCTTAATGGCGTGAAGATAGAAGACATTGCCCCTGAGAATTTAACTCAAGTACTCGCTGATACCAAATGTGAAACCCTCGACGATTTACTTATCGAAGTTGGTTTAGGCAATATCATGAGTATTTTAGTCGCGCGTCGTTTACAAGGTCGAGTGGATGAATTGACCGATCTAGCACCGCGTTCGGAAGAGCAAGACAAAATGCCAATTAAAGGCGCAGAAGGTATGTTGGTGAGTTTTGCTAACTGCTGTCACCCAATTCCAGGTGATCCGATTGTTGCGCACTTAAGTCCAGGTAAAGGCTTAGTGGTACATATTGAAACTTGTCGTAATATTCATGGTTATCAAAATGAGCCGGATCGTTATATTCCAGTTGAATGGGATGACAATATTGACTCAAGCCAAGAGTTTAAAACCGAGATCCGTATTCAAGTGGTTAATCACCAAGGTGTGTTAGCGAAACTAACGAATACCGTGGCATCAAGTGGCGCCAATATTCACAATATCGTCACCGATGAAAAAGATGCGCGCGTTTATAACGTCGATATTCTCATTACCGCGAAAAACCGTAAACATGTCGCCGATGTCATGAAGAAAATCCGTACCCTGCAAGATGTATTGAAAATATCACGCAGCTACAACTAA
- the trmH gene encoding tRNA (guanosine(18)-2'-O)-methyltransferase TrmH: MTPERLERITKMLQHRQPDLTVCMEAVHKPHNLAAVVRTCDAVGVNNVHAVWSVRPTKVSGGTATGSQNWVKVHSHDNIAEAIKALKSQGMQVLATNLSDNAVDFREIDYTKPTAILMGQEKTGISAEALALADQDIIIPMVGMVQSLNVSVATATILYEAQRQRDNAGMYQGESRLSAEEQHKIYFEGGHPIFAKACKRKGLAYPELDEEGQIVADESWWDALRSAN, from the coding sequence ATGACCCCAGAACGTTTAGAACGCATTACTAAAATGCTACAACACCGCCAACCAGATTTAACAGTTTGTATGGAAGCAGTACATAAACCACATAACCTTGCTGCAGTAGTAAGAACCTGTGATGCTGTTGGTGTCAACAATGTTCACGCGGTATGGTCAGTACGCCCAACAAAAGTATCTGGTGGCACTGCGACTGGCAGCCAAAACTGGGTAAAAGTACACTCTCACGATAACATTGCAGAAGCAATTAAAGCGCTAAAATCGCAGGGTATGCAAGTGCTTGCAACAAACCTGTCGGATAATGCCGTTGATTTCCGTGAAATTGATTACACCAAACCAACCGCCATTTTAATGGGTCAGGAAAAAACAGGTATCAGTGCAGAAGCATTAGCGCTAGCTGATCAAGATATCATCATCCCAATGGTTGGCATGGTACAATCATTAAATGTATCTGTAGCAACAGCGACGATCTTATATGAAGCACAGCGTCAACGTGACAATGCAGGCATGTATCAAGGCGAAAGTAGACTGTCAGCAGAAGAACAACATAAGATATATTTTGAAGGTGGTCACCCTATCTTCGCAAAAGCATGTAAACGTAAAGGTTTAGCTTACCCTGAATTAGATGAAGAAGGCCAAATTGTGGCTGACGAATCTTGGTGGGATGCACTGCGTAGCGCGAACTAA
- the recG gene encoding ATP-dependent DNA helicase RecG, with protein sequence MRLDKIPVIELKGVGAKMAEKLAKLNLVTVQDVLFHLPSRYQDRTTIYPIQDLLPGLHGTIEGEIVSCDVTFGKRKIMSCKVNDGTGIITLLFFHFNAGQKNSFNVGKTITAFGEFRRGRFGYEIVHPEYKLANASTSEMSEETLTPVYPSTDGLKQLTLRNLTDQALQHLSQTTLQELLPAGLYTGQIELNHAIQLLHRPTPDVSLELLEQGQHPAQQRLIIEELLAQNISMLQLRKKMQQHPAVKLQPSSSITDQFLSQLPFTPTNAQQRVVAEIQQDLQKAYPMMRLVQGDVGSGKTLVAALAALQAIGNGYQVALMAPTEILAEQHAINFKAWFNQLGIKVGWLSGKQKGKAREAELESIASGETQMIVGTHAIFQDAVHFLNLTLVIIDEQHRFGVEQRLALREKGAVSGLYPHQLFMTATPIPRTLAMTAYADLNTSVIDELPPGRTPITTVVMPDSKRSKIIERVELAVKNEGRQVYWVCTLIEESEALEAQAAEDTANDLQKQLPDLRIGLVHGRMKAIEKQYVMSAFKNKELDLLVATTVIEVGVDVPNASLMIIENPERLGLAQLHQLRGRVGRGKVASHCVLLYHAPLSDTGSKRLSVLRETTDGFRIAQRDLEIRGPGEMLGSKQTGIADLKVADLVRDQQLIPLVQNIARHLLQQHPDNAHAITQRWMADKDIYSNA encoded by the coding sequence ATGCGATTAGATAAGATCCCGGTTATCGAATTAAAAGGTGTCGGCGCTAAAATGGCCGAAAAATTAGCGAAACTGAACCTAGTGACCGTTCAGGATGTGCTTTTTCACCTACCAAGTCGATACCAAGATCGTACCACCATCTATCCAATCCAAGACCTACTGCCCGGTCTACACGGTACTATCGAAGGCGAAATAGTCAGTTGCGATGTCACCTTTGGCAAACGCAAGATCATGTCTTGTAAAGTAAACGACGGCACAGGCATCATCACGCTATTGTTTTTTCACTTTAATGCCGGACAAAAAAACAGTTTTAATGTGGGTAAAACCATAACCGCGTTTGGCGAATTTCGTCGTGGTCGCTTTGGTTATGAAATTGTCCACCCTGAATATAAACTCGCGAATGCAAGCACCTCAGAGATGAGCGAAGAAACGCTGACCCCCGTTTATCCTTCAACTGATGGTTTAAAACAGCTAACGCTGCGTAACCTAACCGACCAAGCTCTGCAGCACCTCAGCCAAACCACATTACAAGAATTACTACCGGCTGGCCTTTATACTGGTCAAATTGAATTAAACCATGCCATCCAATTATTACATCGACCAACACCCGATGTGTCCCTTGAGCTATTAGAGCAAGGTCAACATCCGGCGCAACAACGACTGATTATTGAAGAACTGTTGGCGCAAAATATCAGCATGTTGCAACTACGTAAGAAAATGCAGCAACACCCTGCAGTCAAACTACAGCCCAGCAGCAGCATCACCGATCAGTTTTTATCACAATTGCCTTTCACACCAACGAACGCACAACAACGCGTCGTGGCAGAGATTCAACAGGATCTCCAGAAAGCCTATCCCATGATGCGCTTGGTTCAAGGTGATGTAGGATCAGGAAAAACCCTTGTAGCTGCCTTAGCGGCGCTTCAGGCTATCGGTAATGGCTATCAAGTAGCACTAATGGCGCCAACTGAGATACTCGCCGAGCAACACGCCATTAACTTTAAAGCGTGGTTTAATCAACTCGGCATAAAAGTGGGCTGGTTATCAGGTAAACAAAAAGGTAAAGCCCGCGAAGCCGAACTGGAATCGATTGCTAGTGGCGAAACGCAGATGATTGTCGGCACCCATGCTATTTTCCAAGATGCAGTGCATTTTTTAAATTTAACCCTCGTCATCATTGATGAACAACATCGCTTTGGTGTGGAGCAACGTCTTGCGCTACGTGAAAAAGGCGCGGTTAGCGGTTTATACCCACATCAATTATTTATGACTGCAACTCCTATCCCACGTACCTTGGCCATGACCGCTTATGCCGATTTAAATACCTCGGTAATTGATGAATTACCACCAGGGCGAACACCAATCACGACGGTCGTCATGCCCGATAGCAAACGCAGTAAAATCATTGAACGTGTCGAATTAGCGGTTAAAAACGAAGGGCGTCAGGTCTATTGGGTATGTACCTTAATTGAAGAATCGGAAGCACTGGAAGCGCAAGCAGCTGAAGATACCGCCAATGATTTGCAGAAACAATTACCCGACTTACGTATCGGTTTAGTCCATGGCAGAATGAAAGCCATAGAAAAACAATATGTTATGAGCGCATTTAAAAACAAAGAATTGGATTTATTAGTCGCGACGACTGTTATTGAAGTTGGCGTAGATGTACCGAATGCCAGTTTGATGATTATCGAAAATCCAGAGCGCTTGGGTCTGGCGCAATTACATCAATTACGCGGGCGTGTTGGCCGTGGTAAAGTAGCCAGCCATTGTGTACTGCTTTATCACGCCCCACTTTCTGATACTGGCAGTAAGCGTTTATCGGTATTACGAGAAACTACCGATGGCTTTAGGATTGCGCAACGAGATTTAGAGATCCGTGGTCCCGGTGAAATGCTCGGCAGCAAACAAACAGGTATTGCCGACCTAAAAGTGGCTGATTTAGTGCGTGACCAACAACTGATACCTTTGGTACAAAATATTGCCCGCCACTTATTACAACAGCATCCAGATAATGCCCACGCGATCACCCAGCGCTGGATGGCCGACAAAGACATTTACTCTAACGCTTAG
- a CDS encoding bifunctional GNAT family N-acetyltransferase/hotdog fold thioesterase yields the protein MFHVHVPETEQELEDYYHLRWSLLRAPLQRPRGTEKDIYDEHSEHRMILDKTGTPIACGRIYTAGVNESQIHYMAVDPNYRKKGLGSLLISALEDEAYKAGSERIVMNARVEAVPFYEKCGFSLVGSGQISEGVRHRQMIKEVSAMDKILRHPDWCAELQNEWAMKIPISQHMGINIRQYSGWRFETSAPLNANVNVHETMFAGSIYSQATLTGWGLVWLMLKEQGLMGNIVLAKGNIHYKRPINLEPFAVAHKYRMKGSLLELLEGRNAKLDIDVDVYSGPKLAAVFSGTFVVLPVGA from the coding sequence ATGTTTCACGTGCACGTACCTGAAACGGAACAAGAGTTAGAGGATTATTATCATTTGCGTTGGTCGCTGTTAAGAGCACCATTGCAGCGTCCACGTGGTACTGAAAAAGACATTTATGATGAGCACAGTGAACATCGTATGATCTTGGATAAGACCGGTACGCCTATCGCCTGCGGACGAATTTATACTGCGGGTGTGAACGAGTCGCAAATTCATTATATGGCTGTGGATCCAAATTATCGTAAAAAGGGTTTGGGTAGCTTACTGATTTCAGCACTGGAAGATGAAGCATATAAAGCCGGTAGTGAACGTATTGTGATGAATGCACGTGTTGAAGCTGTCCCATTTTATGAAAAATGTGGATTTTCTTTAGTCGGTAGTGGCCAAATCAGTGAAGGGGTTCGTCATCGTCAGATGATTAAAGAAGTCAGCGCGATGGATAAGATATTACGCCATCCTGACTGGTGTGCAGAACTGCAAAACGAGTGGGCGATGAAGATCCCAATCAGTCAGCACATGGGCATTAATATTCGTCAATATAGTGGTTGGCGATTTGAAACCTCGGCCCCATTAAACGCCAACGTTAACGTTCACGAGACGATGTTTGCTGGTAGCATTTATAGCCAAGCGACACTAACGGGTTGGGGGTTAGTCTGGTTGATGTTGAAAGAACAGGGCTTAATGGGCAATATTGTGCTGGCCAAAGGTAATATCCATTATAAGCGTCCGATTAATCTTGAGCCGTTTGCGGTGGCACACAAATATCGCATGAAAGGTAGCTTGCTTGAGTTGCTAGAAGGGCGTAACGCCAAGTTGGATATTGACGTTGATGTTTACAGTGGACCTAAATTGGCCGCTGTATTTAGTGGTACTTTTGTAGTGCTGCCTGTCGGCGCTTAA
- the dtd gene encoding D-aminoacyl-tRNA deacylase — translation MIALIQRVRKADVSVENEVIGKIEQGLLVFLGVEKGDTEAKAKRLCEKLLAYRVFSDADDKMNLNVQQVNGELLVVSQFTLAADTNSGTRPSFSTAATPADANHLYEHFVGLCQQKEITTATGRFAADMQVSLVNDGPVTFWLQV, via the coding sequence ATGATTGCATTGATCCAACGTGTACGCAAAGCAGATGTAAGCGTTGAAAATGAAGTGATTGGTAAAATAGAGCAGGGCTTACTGGTATTCCTCGGCGTTGAAAAAGGTGATACTGAAGCCAAAGCAAAACGTTTATGTGAGAAATTACTGGCTTATCGAGTGTTTAGTGATGCCGATGACAAGATGAATTTGAATGTGCAACAAGTTAACGGTGAGTTGTTAGTGGTGTCGCAATTTACCCTTGCTGCGGATACTAATTCTGGCACGCGTCCGAGCTTTTCGACGGCCGCGACGCCTGCTGATGCGAATCATTTGTATGAACATTTTGTTGGGCTATGTCAGCAGAAAGAAATAACGACAGCAACAGGGCGTTTTGCCGCTGATATGCAAGTGTCGTTAGTCAATGATGGACCAGTTACTTTTTGGCTGCAGGTGTAA
- the pip gene encoding prolyl aminopeptidase, translating into MIGLYPAIQHYAEHYLPVNPQHCLYIEEVGNPDGIPLIFLHDGPGKGIMEDDRRLFDPKLYRIILFDQRGCGGSKPYACVDDNTTQDLLQDINAILTLLAIQRCVLFGEGWGATLALLYSLQYRDKVQGLILHSVFLARNQDLAWQFSASGGAAQLFPEHFNHLQSHANGNDYTALLSSYSQLLVSDNDIEKMTAAKAWVEWQAQIGNPHPEFRSKVDLIDANVALSMSKLQCHYFSQNCFISDNYIFKHCDSLATVPMIMVHGRFDISNPLGPAYALCQRLPGAQLFIVPYAGHFDCEPGMIDALRKATELMAEIIDYEFVSD; encoded by the coding sequence ATGATTGGACTGTACCCTGCCATCCAGCATTATGCTGAACATTATTTACCTGTGAATCCCCAACATTGCCTTTATATCGAGGAAGTGGGGAATCCGGACGGCATACCGCTCATATTTCTTCATGATGGCCCCGGTAAGGGCATTATGGAAGATGACCGACGCTTATTTGACCCAAAGCTATACCGCATTATTTTATTCGACCAACGCGGTTGTGGGGGGTCTAAGCCATATGCCTGTGTTGATGATAATACGACGCAAGACCTGCTGCAGGATATCAATGCGATCCTAACGCTATTGGCTATCCAACGTTGTGTATTATTCGGAGAAGGCTGGGGCGCTACCTTGGCATTATTATACAGTTTGCAATATCGGGATAAGGTGCAGGGATTAATACTACACAGTGTGTTCTTAGCGCGTAATCAGGACTTAGCGTGGCAATTTTCAGCTTCAGGTGGTGCTGCGCAGCTCTTTCCTGAGCATTTTAATCATTTACAGAGCCATGCTAATGGCAATGATTATACGGCGCTACTATCCTCGTATAGCCAGTTGCTCGTCAGTGATAACGATATCGAAAAAATGACAGCAGCAAAAGCGTGGGTGGAATGGCAGGCGCAGATTGGTAATCCCCACCCTGAATTTCGCAGTAAAGTAGATTTGATAGATGCGAATGTGGCGTTAAGTATGTCTAAATTGCAGTGCCATTACTTTTCCCAAAACTGTTTTATTAGCGATAATTATATTTTTAAACATTGTGATTCATTAGCGACAGTGCCGATGATCATGGTGCATGGCCGTTTTGATATTTCTAATCCACTTGGGCCTGCTTATGCGTTATGCCAACGTTTACCAGGCGCACAGTTGTTTATCGTGCCTTATGCAGGACACTTTGATTGTGAACCTGGCATGATAGATGCGTTACGAAAAGCGACCGAACTGATGGCTGAGATCATCGATTATGAGTTTGTCAGTGATTAA
- a CDS encoding virulence factor BrkB family protein, which produces MVISPYRQSLVFIAKTKTVIWSCLLTCFAFLCYFGKRVSDDRITVNASSLAYTTLLSLVPLITVLFSVMSAFPVFETWQQSVESFLYTNLVPNATGAVQGHIEGFVANTGKMTSIGSGALFMVALLLINTIDKHINHIWRCKIERSFFLSFAVYWLILTFGPLFIAISLGISSYLLSLSFVTDMTEVAETVSLLKLIPALLGTLGLFVMYVVIPHRHVPMRYALIGACISALLFEAIKRIFAWYLVQFPSYEVIYGALATIPILLVWIYVCWLIVLLGAEITASLTEFTEQLKLKTLQSEVVPEIEPEKMAPKMKSAIESERQQQSHNQQ; this is translated from the coding sequence GTGGTTATTTCACCTTATCGACAATCGTTGGTATTCATTGCTAAAACAAAAACGGTTATCTGGTCATGCCTATTAACTTGTTTTGCTTTCCTATGTTATTTCGGTAAACGTGTCAGTGATGATCGGATCACAGTAAACGCCAGTTCTCTCGCTTATACCACGCTACTTTCTCTGGTCCCTTTAATTACCGTGTTGTTTTCTGTGATGTCTGCGTTCCCTGTTTTTGAAACATGGCAGCAAAGTGTAGAATCTTTTTTATATACCAACTTAGTACCTAATGCGACTGGTGCTGTGCAGGGGCATATCGAAGGCTTTGTTGCCAATACTGGAAAGATGACTTCTATCGGTTCTGGGGCGTTATTTATGGTGGCATTGTTGCTAATTAATACCATTGATAAGCACATTAATCACATTTGGCGCTGTAAAATAGAGCGCAGTTTTTTTTTATCGTTTGCGGTATATTGGCTTATCTTAACGTTTGGGCCGCTGTTCATTGCGATTAGTTTAGGTATTTCGTCGTATTTATTATCGCTGTCATTTGTCACTGATATGACGGAAGTCGCAGAGACTGTTAGCCTGTTAAAACTGATACCTGCTCTACTTGGTACGCTGGGTCTATTTGTGATGTACGTGGTGATCCCACATCGCCATGTACCTATGCGCTATGCGCTTATTGGTGCGTGTATTAGTGCGTTATTATTTGAAGCGATCAAGCGTATTTTTGCGTGGTATTTAGTACAATTTCCTTCTTATGAAGTGATTTATGGCGCATTAGCAACTATACCTATCTTACTAGTTTGGATTTATGTGTGTTGGTTAATTGTGTTGTTGGGCGCTGAAATTACCGCATCCTTAACCGAGTTCACTGAGCAGTTAAAACTCAAAACGCTACAATCGGAAGTCGTACCGGAAATAGAGCCGGAAAAAATGGCACCAAAAATGAAATCAGCAATAGAATCTGAACGCCAACAACAGTCACATAACCAGCAGTGA
- the typA gene encoding translational GTPase TypA, producing the protein MLDKLRNIAIIAHVDHGKTTLVDKLLEQSGTLEKRGGNEERVMDSNDLEKERGITILAKNTAITWKDYRINIVDTPGHADFGGEVERIMSMVDSVCLIVDAVDGPMPQTRFVTQKAFAHGLKPIVVINKIDKPGSRPEWVMDQIFDLFDNLGATDEQLDFKVVYASALNGWANVESEEATENMEPLFQAIVDGVSPPEGDRDGTFQMQISQLDHNSYVGVIGVGRVTRGSVKPNQQVSVVCADGHIRNGKVGTVLGYMGLDRHEVEEAQAGDIIAITGLGQLKISDTICAPSAVEALPALSVDEPTVTMTFQVNNSPFCGKEGKFVTSRNILERLEAELVHNVALRVEQTDDPDKFKVSGRGELHLGILIENMRREGFELAVSRPEVIMIEKDGETQEPYETVTIDVEEAHQGPVMEKMGVRKAELTDMAPDGKGRIRMDFIVPSRGLIGFQTEFMTITSGSGLMYHTFLQYGPHKGGSFALRQNGVLVSNAMGKALTYSLFGLQERGRLFIEHAQEVYEGQIVGIHSRSNDLTVNCLKGKQLTNVRSSGTDEAQTLTTPIKMTLEQALEFIDDDELVEVTPQSIRIRKRFLTENERKRAGRPAK; encoded by the coding sequence GTGCTAGATAAACTACGCAACATTGCGATTATCGCTCACGTTGACCACGGTAAAACGACTTTAGTAGACAAGTTATTAGAACAGTCAGGTACTTTAGAGAAACGTGGTGGTAATGAAGAACGTGTAATGGATTCTAACGATCTTGAAAAAGAACGTGGTATTACAATTCTTGCTAAGAATACTGCTATTACATGGAAAGATTACCGTATCAACATCGTAGACACTCCTGGACACGCCGATTTCGGTGGTGAAGTTGAGCGTATTATGTCTATGGTTGATAGTGTTTGCTTAATCGTTGATGCTGTTGATGGTCCTATGCCGCAAACACGCTTCGTAACACAAAAAGCATTTGCACATGGTCTTAAGCCAATTGTTGTTATCAACAAAATCGATAAGCCTGGTTCTCGCCCTGAATGGGTAATGGATCAAATCTTCGATCTATTTGATAATCTAGGCGCAACTGATGAGCAACTAGACTTTAAAGTTGTTTACGCATCAGCACTAAACGGTTGGGCTAACGTTGAGTCTGAAGAAGCGACTGAGAACATGGAACCTTTATTCCAAGCTATCGTTGACGGTGTTTCTCCACCAGAAGGCGATCGTGACGGTACATTCCAAATGCAAATCTCGCAACTTGATCACAACTCATATGTTGGCGTGATCGGTGTTGGTCGTGTAACGCGTGGTTCTGTTAAACCAAATCAACAAGTTAGTGTTGTTTGTGCTGATGGCCATATCCGTAACGGTAAAGTAGGTACTGTACTTGGTTACATGGGGCTTGACCGTCACGAAGTTGAAGAAGCGCAAGCTGGCGATATCATCGCAATCACAGGTCTAGGTCAACTTAAGATTTCTGATACTATCTGTGCGCCTTCTGCTGTTGAAGCACTACCTGCATTGTCTGTTGATGAACCAACAGTAACAATGACTTTCCAAGTGAACAACTCTCCATTCTGTGGTAAAGAAGGTAAGTTTGTTACTTCACGTAACATCCTTGAACGTCTTGAAGCTGAACTTGTTCACAACGTTGCATTACGTGTTGAACAAACTGACGATCCAGATAAATTTAAAGTTTCTGGCCGTGGTGAACTTCACCTAGGTATCTTAATTGAAAACATGCGTCGTGAAGGTTTCGAGCTAGCTGTATCTCGTCCTGAAGTGATCATGATTGAAAAAGATGGCGAAACTCAAGAACCATATGAAACTGTTACTATTGATGTTGAAGAAGCGCATCAAGGTCCAGTAATGGAAAAAATGGGTGTACGTAAAGCTGAACTTACAGATATGGCACCAGATGGTAAAGGCCGTATTCGTATGGACTTCATCGTTCCTAGCCGTGGTCTAATCGGTTTCCAAACTGAATTCATGACTATCACGTCTGGTTCTGGTCTTATGTACCATACATTCCTACAGTATGGTCCACATAAAGGCGGTTCTTTTGCGCTACGTCAAAACGGTGTATTAGTATCTAACGCTATGGGTAAGGCACTAACTTACTCTCTATTCGGTTTACAAGAACGTGGTCGTCTATTCATCGAACACGCTCAAGAAGTTTACGAAGGTCAAATCGTGGGTATTCACTCTCGTTCTAACGACCTTACAGTTAACTGCTTGAAAGGTAAGCAGCTAACTAACGTACGTTCTTCTGGTACTGATGAAGCACAAACGTTAACTACGCCAATCAAAATGACACTAGAGCAAGCTCTAGAGTTCATCGATGATGACGAATTAGTTGAAGTTACACCACAAAGCATTCGTATCCGTAAGCGTTTCCTTACTGAAAACGAACGTAAACGTGCTGGCCGTCCAGCTAAATAA